In Daucus carota subsp. sativus chromosome 4, DH1 v3.0, whole genome shotgun sequence, one DNA window encodes the following:
- the LOC108216118 gene encoding uncharacterized protein LOC108216118: MGDLYMLMEDEQLRRLALLLRNQEEPLSRSINSEPDRIKFLRECNDAYDTVITLLENSIQLRNKHEASRAEHGKKADIAKDMQDYVKYGLNLGMQCIQNCGMRVTIVEKMKTHFDELATELNTTDSRDMKDFASLAEEVGFYKNSMWEYVTKLRSPSARAQSKAYSDVLRLQGIDFGTLVTTHKNKLGYKDAFEFLEEDQKLEVYNSIIEESGRAKMPVIFTRKDIPWYKPGGIAALAMTAGIMAWDIFTAEHKLESALNSAVSALSAAVSYAVKVSVTSAVGSVGVKAGTIVLSAAGFVVGALVGILFAAATGAILGVILGTGGKVPQNLDDLKFYSATMPNGMALANQISHS; this comes from the exons ATGGGCGATCTTTATATGTTGATGGAGGATGAACAGTTAAGGAGGCTTGCACTCCTTCTGAGGAACCAAGAAGAGCCGCTGAGTCGGAGCATCAATTCGGAACCTGATCGCATCAAATTCCTCAGAGAATGCAACGATGCTTATGATACCGTGATCACACTGCTGGAAAACAGCATTCAGTTGCGCAACAAGCATGAGGCCTCCAGGGCTGAGCACGGCAAGAAGGCGGACATTGCCAAAGACATGCAAGACTATGTCAAGTATGGACTCAACTTGGGAATGCAGTGCATCCAGAATTGCGGTATGCGTGTGACCATTGTCGAAAAAATGAAGACGCACTTCGACGAGCTGGCCACTGAACTTAACACGACCGATTCAAGAGACATGAAGGATTTCGCTAGCTTGGCTGAGGAAGTGGGGTTTTACAAGAATTCTATGTGGGAGTATGTGACCAAGCTGCGAAGTCCATCAGCGCGTGCTCAATCCAAGGCTTATTCGGATGTACTCAGGCTACAGGGCATTGATTTTGGAACCCTTGTTACCAC GCACAAGAACAAGCTTGGATATAAGGATGCATTCGAGTTTTTGGAAGAAGACCAGAAGCTTGAG GTATACAATAGCATAATTGAGGAATCAGGGCGCGCAAAGATGCCAGTGATTTTCACAAGGAAAGACATTCCCTGGTACAAACCGGGTGGGATTGCAGCCCTGGCCATGACTGCAGGCATAATGGCTTGGGACATCTTCACAGCGGAACACAAGCTGGAGTCGGCATTGAACAGCGCCGTCTCAGCACTGTCAGCCGCAGTGTCATACGCAGTAAAAGTGTCTGTTACTTCGGCAGTGGGATCCGTGGGAGTAAAAGCGGGTACTATTGTGCTTTCAGCGGCTGGGTTCGTGGTGGGTGCTTTGGTTGGCATTCTGTTTGCTGCAGCCACTGGTGCCATTCTTGGAGTTATATTAGGCACTGGTGGTAAGGTGCCGCAGAACTTGGATGACCTCAAGTTTTATTCAGCTACCATGCCGAATGGCATGGCCCTTGCTAATCAGATCTCACACTCTTGA